One Nitrospirota bacterium genomic window carries:
- a CDS encoding alkene reductase, giving the protein MKIFSKYNLGKIELKNRIVMAPMTRSRAIDNIPNDIMVKYYKQRAGAGLIITEGTAPSANGVGYPRIPGIYNDNQIRGWEKITDAVHSKEGKIFLQLMHTGRVSHPENMKPGTKIIAPSAIAMSGEMYTDTKGLQPYPVPLEMTLQDIEKAQNEFVQAARNAIEAGFDGVEVHGANGYLIDQFINPASNHRNDGYGNSIQNRCRFAIEVAQKVADAVSSEKTGIRLSPYGVFNDMIIFDDIEQTYEYLADCLGKIKLAYIHIVNHSSMGAPEVPESVISKIRKAFGGTIIASGGLDKEKAEKILEEEKADLVAFGRAFLSNPDLVNKMKNDLPLNKPDYDTFYTPGEKGYIDYP; this is encoded by the coding sequence ATGAAAATATTTAGCAAGTATAATTTAGGGAAGATTGAATTAAAAAACAGAATTGTGATGGCTCCCATGACACGCTCAAGAGCAATTGACAATATCCCTAATGATATTATGGTGAAATACTATAAACAGAGAGCCGGGGCAGGACTAATAATTACAGAAGGGACAGCACCATCAGCTAATGGCGTGGGTTATCCCCGTATACCTGGTATTTATAACGATAACCAAATACGGGGATGGGAAAAAATCACAGATGCTGTTCACAGTAAAGAGGGGAAAATATTCTTACAGTTGATGCATACAGGTCGTGTATCCCACCCGGAGAACATGAAGCCAGGCACAAAAATTATTGCCCCATCAGCTATTGCAATGAGTGGTGAAATGTATACCGATACTAAAGGATTACAACCATACCCAGTTCCACTGGAAATGACTTTACAAGATATTGAAAAAGCTCAAAATGAATTTGTACAGGCAGCCAGGAATGCCATTGAAGCAGGTTTTGATGGGGTAGAAGTTCATGGTGCCAATGGATATCTGATTGATCAGTTTATCAACCCTGCATCAAATCATCGAAATGATGGCTATGGAAATTCAATTCAAAACCGCTGCAGATTCGCAATCGAAGTGGCTCAAAAAGTGGCAGACGCTGTTAGCTCAGAAAAAACTGGTATTCGACTTTCTCCCTATGGTGTGTTCAATGATATGATTATTTTTGATGATATCGAACAGACCTATGAATATCTGGCAGACTGCCTGGGGAAAATAAAATTAGCTTATATACATATTGTTAATCATTCTTCTATGGGAGCGCCGGAAGTTCCTGAATCTGTAATATCAAAAATCCGTAAGGCTTTTGGTGGTACCATTATTGCCAGTGGAGGATTGGATAAAGAAAAAGCAGAGAAAATATTAGAAGAGGAAAAAGCTGATTTGGTAGCATTTGGCAGGGCATTTCTATCTAACCCGGACCTCGTAAATAAAATGAAAAATGATCTGCCTTTAAATAAACCTGATTATGATACCTTCTATACTCCTGGCGAAAAAGGTTATATTGATTATCCTTAA